A region of Betta splendens chromosome 13, fBetSpl5.4, whole genome shotgun sequence DNA encodes the following proteins:
- the phf12b gene encoding PHD finger protein 12 isoform X5, translating to MLPPGEWMCHRCNVRKKREQKSEQTNGLPERSSTKRSASPAVELELNAGPLRLDGLPPGAGAAGPGLRVAQVRLLDRRTSSRPSSRPGTPTSNTSSTPTPSEEQNDGEEDAAEPEDEDQSAELEGAALSAPTPRLLKRPFQLLIAAAMERNPTQFQLPSELTCTTALPGSSKRRRKEELLGKPFRRPQHELDPNGLVPLPVKVCFSCSRSCRLAPLIQCDYCPLLFHMDCLDPPLTALPAGKWMCPNHVEHLVLNQKSLRLSSRCQLFDQFQDRMSQHAVKLDFLRRVHRKNAPNRRTTSQHNKTIKVPDAIKSQYLNPPPILLPAGLRQLELVCSGIPDHQPSKHLTTEAEQQEWLQDVIALQCSIMRHLCIKQKALSTEWEFEQKANSKTFDTSENKKNQAYIGRTSPEICSKLSSTPDDPQRSTPSRDNPVELDVYKCSMTPCHNCIKSSEPLAGSQPSKVNVPVVCNSDSDCCRHTELQHRLKPATTPLDSPPTSALVNHINTETVKKEPESSTGTCIEKNRPTAPMIWAHQSQQNHKDKMEIQEEGVSSDEKPSYSLTSSAHSDTPSSKGQELNSTKQGSSLPPAQDIKAGPDILSSMTSLSSCVKDGKSDDRIELDKLDADMIKLLAWQRIQQLFSLKAPSSLSTPASSAASKTSSSQHDGQKVQARAVFYPVAGKGAAVSMCYRTLYIGSGADMDVCLTNYGHCNYISGKHACIFYDENTKHYELLNYSEHGTTVDNVLYSCDFSEKILQSPPSSLVAKVQGVIHCSKKHEEDQGPTSVVGLSPAGGVMSSQSQGSAAQSCSCKASSSSLIGGSGAGWEGTALLHHGSYIKLGCLQFVFSITEFTSKQPKGEQTVPSATSYTSTYNSSATSATTSITPTYTPPPPPPPPNAATVSSPSSPDETEAETVPPHQVPVLRSNSVP from the exons ATGCTTCCCCCAGGAGAATGGATGTGTCATCGCTGCAATGTTCGAAAAAAG CGAGAGCAGAAGTCAGAACAGACAAATGGCTTACCAGAACGATCCTCAACCAAACGCTCTGCATCCccagctgtggagctggagctcaatGCTGGCCCACTACGACTTGATGGCTTGCCACCaggagctggtgctgcaggaCCTGGTCTAAGGGTGGCCCAAGTACGTCTCTTGGATCGCAGGACCAGTAGTAGGCCAAGTAGCCGACCAGGGACACCCACCTCCAACACTTCATCCACCCCAACACCCTCAGAAGAGCAAAATGATGGGGAAGAAGACGCAGCAGAACCCGAAGATGAAGATCAGAGTGCAGAACTTGAAGGCGCTGCACTATCTGCTCCAACACCACGTCTCCTCAAGAGGCCATTCCAGCTACTAATTGCAGCTGCTATGGAGAGAAATCCCACACAGTTCCAGCTGCCCAGCGAGCTCACATGCACTACTGCCCTGCCAG GCAGcagtaaaaggaggaggaaagaggaactACTTGGGAAACCATTCAGGAGACCTCAGCATGAACTCGATCCCAATGGTCTGGTTCCTCTACCAGTTAAAGTCTGCTTTTCTTGCAGCAG gaGTTGCAGGTTGGCTCCACTAATACAGTGCGATTATTGTCCTCTTCTGTTTCACATGGACTGTTTGGACCCTCCACTCACTGCTTTACCTGCTGGCAAATGGATGTGTCCAAACCATGTTGAGCACTTAGTG CTGAATCAGAAGAGTCTGAGACTGTCCAGCCGCTGTCAGCTGTTTGACCAGTTCCAGGACAGGATGTCACAGCATGCTGTTAAGTTGGATTTCTTGCGTAGAGTCCATCGTAAAAATGCCCCTAACCGGCGTACAACCAGTCAGCACAATAAGACCATCAAG GTTCCAGATGCCATCAAGTCCCAATACCTGAATCCTCCTCCCATACTACTTCCTGCAGGACTTCGGCAGTTGGAGCTTGTTTGTAGTGGCATTCCTGACCATCAGCCATCAAAGCATCTCACCACAGAGGCTGAACAGCAGGAG TGGCTTCAGGATGTCATTGCCCTCCAGTGCAGCATTATGCGACACCTGTGTATCAAACAGAAGGCTTTGTCCACAGAATGGGAATTTGAACAGAAGGccaacagtaaaacatttgaCACATCGGAGAACAAGAAGAATCAGGCCTATATAGGAAGGACCTCACCAGAGATTTGCTCTAAACTGAGCAGTACCCCTGATGACCCCCAGAGGAGTACTCCTTCAAGGGACAACCCAGTGGAGCTTGATGTTTATAAATGCAGCATGACTCCATGTCATAACTGTATAAAATCCAGTGAACCTCTAGCGGGGTCTCAGCCGTCCAAAGTCAATGTACCTGTAGTATGTAACAGTGACTCAGACTGCTGCAGGCACACTGAGCTGCAACACAGACTGAAGCCTGCTACAACTCCTCTAGACTCACCTCCTACCTCGGCTCTGGTGAaccacataaacacagagacCGTTAAAAAGGAACCTGAAAGCTCTACAGGGACCTGCATTGAGAAAAATCGCCCTACTGCCCCAATGATATGGGCCCACCAAAGCCAGCAGAACCACAAGGATAAAATGGAGATCCAGGAGGAGGGCGTGAGTAGTGATGAGAAACCCTCCTACTCTCTCACCAGCAGTGCCCACTCAGACACACCATCATCTAAAGGCCAAGAGCTGAACTCAACCAAGCAGGGATCATCATTGCCACCTGCTCAAG ATATAAAAGCTGGACCTGACATTCTTTCCTCAATGACTTCACTTTCCAGCTGTGTGAAAGATGGAAAGAGTGATGACA GGATCGAGTTGGACAAACTGGACGCAGACATGATAAAGCTCTTGGCCTGGCAGAGGATCCAACAGCTCTTCTCTCTCAAAGCACCTAGTTCTCTGTCTACCCCAGCCAGCAGTGCTGCCTCTAAAACATCATCCTCCCAACATGACG GTCAGAAGGTGCAGGCCCGAGCTGTCTTTTACCCTGTagcaggaaaaggagcagcTGTCAGCATGTGCTATAGGACACTATACATAGGATCTG GTGCTGACATGGACGTGTGCCTTACAAACTATGGTCATTGCAACTATATATCTGGGAAGCATGCCTGTATTTTCTATGATGAG AATACCAAACATTATGAGCTGCTCAACTACAGCGAGCACGGCACCACCGTAGACAACGTCCTTTATTCATGTGACTTTTCTGAAAAGATCTTACAGTCTCCACCCAGCAGCCTGGTGGCCAAAGTCCAAGGAGTCATCC ACTGCAGTAAAAAGCATGAGGAAGACCAGGGTCCCACATCTGTGGTAGGCCTGTCGCCAGCTGGTGGAGTGATGAGCAGCCAATCTCAGGGCAGTGCAGCGCAATCATGCAGCTGTAAggccagcagctccagtttgaTTGGAGGCAGTGGGGCAGGCTGGGAAGGCACAGCCCTGCTCCACCATGGCAGCTACATCAAACTGGGCTGcctccagtttgtgttcagCATCACTGAGTTTACCAGTAAGCAGCCCAAAGGGGAGCAGACTGTTCCTTCTGCCACCAGTTACACTAGCACCTACAACAGCAGTGCAACTAGCGCCACAACCAGCATCACCCCCACctacacaccaccaccaccaccaccaccccccaacGCTGCCACCGTTAGCAGTCCTTCCAGCCCAGATGAAACTGAAGCAGAGACTGTCCCGCCCCACCAAGTGCCCGTACTGCGCTCTAACTCTGTTCCATAG
- the phf12b gene encoding PHD finger protein 12 isoform X4, whose amino-acid sequence MLPPGEWMCHRCNVRKKKREQKSEQTNGLPERSSTKRSASPAVELELNAGPLRLDGLPPGAGAAGPGLRVAQVRLLDRRTSSRPSSRPGTPTSNTSSTPTPSEEQNDGEEDAAEPEDEDQSAELEGAALSAPTPRLLKRPFQLLIAAAMERNPTQFQLPSELTCTTALPGSSKRRRKEELLGKPFRRPQHELDPNGLVPLPVKVCFSCSRSCRLAPLIQCDYCPLLFHMDCLDPPLTALPAGKWMCPNHVEHLVLNQKSLRLSSRCQLFDQFQDRMSQHAVKLDFLRRVHRKNAPNRRTTSQHNKTIKVPDAIKSQYLNPPPILLPAGLRQLELVCSGIPDHQPSKHLTTEAEQQEWLQDVIALQCSIMRHLCIKQKALSTEWEFEQKANSKTFDTSENKKNQAYIGRTSPEICSKLSSTPDDPQRSTPSRDNPVELDVYKCSMTPCHNCIKSSEPLAGSQPSKVNVPVVCNSDSDCCRHTELQHRLKPATTPLDSPPTSALVNHINTETVKKEPESSTGTCIEKNRPTAPMIWAHQSQQNHKDKMEIQEEGVSSDEKPSYSLTSSAHSDTPSSKGQELNSTKQGSSLPPAQDIKAGPDILSSMTSLSSCVKDGKSDDRIELDKLDADMIKLLAWQRIQQLFSLKAPSSLSTPASSAASKTSSSQHDGQKVQARAVFYPVAGKGAAVSMCYRTLYIGSGADMDVCLTNYGHCNYISGKHACIFYDENTKHYELLNYSEHGTTVDNVLYSCDFSEKILQSPPSSLVAKVQGVIHCSKKHEEDQGPTSVVGLSPAGGVMSSQSQGSAAQSCSCKASSSSLIGGSGAGWEGTALLHHGSYIKLGCLQFVFSITEFTSKQPKGEQTVPSATSYTSTYNSSATSATTSITPTYTPPPPPPPPNAATVSSPSSPDETEAETVPPHQVPVLRSNSVP is encoded by the exons ATGCTTCCCCCAGGAGAATGGATGTGTCATCGCTGCAATGTTCGAAAAAAG AAGCGAGAGCAGAAGTCAGAACAGACAAATGGCTTACCAGAACGATCCTCAACCAAACGCTCTGCATCCccagctgtggagctggagctcaatGCTGGCCCACTACGACTTGATGGCTTGCCACCaggagctggtgctgcaggaCCTGGTCTAAGGGTGGCCCAAGTACGTCTCTTGGATCGCAGGACCAGTAGTAGGCCAAGTAGCCGACCAGGGACACCCACCTCCAACACTTCATCCACCCCAACACCCTCAGAAGAGCAAAATGATGGGGAAGAAGACGCAGCAGAACCCGAAGATGAAGATCAGAGTGCAGAACTTGAAGGCGCTGCACTATCTGCTCCAACACCACGTCTCCTCAAGAGGCCATTCCAGCTACTAATTGCAGCTGCTATGGAGAGAAATCCCACACAGTTCCAGCTGCCCAGCGAGCTCACATGCACTACTGCCCTGCCAG GCAGcagtaaaaggaggaggaaagaggaactACTTGGGAAACCATTCAGGAGACCTCAGCATGAACTCGATCCCAATGGTCTGGTTCCTCTACCAGTTAAAGTCTGCTTTTCTTGCAGCAG gaGTTGCAGGTTGGCTCCACTAATACAGTGCGATTATTGTCCTCTTCTGTTTCACATGGACTGTTTGGACCCTCCACTCACTGCTTTACCTGCTGGCAAATGGATGTGTCCAAACCATGTTGAGCACTTAGTG CTGAATCAGAAGAGTCTGAGACTGTCCAGCCGCTGTCAGCTGTTTGACCAGTTCCAGGACAGGATGTCACAGCATGCTGTTAAGTTGGATTTCTTGCGTAGAGTCCATCGTAAAAATGCCCCTAACCGGCGTACAACCAGTCAGCACAATAAGACCATCAAG GTTCCAGATGCCATCAAGTCCCAATACCTGAATCCTCCTCCCATACTACTTCCTGCAGGACTTCGGCAGTTGGAGCTTGTTTGTAGTGGCATTCCTGACCATCAGCCATCAAAGCATCTCACCACAGAGGCTGAACAGCAGGAG TGGCTTCAGGATGTCATTGCCCTCCAGTGCAGCATTATGCGACACCTGTGTATCAAACAGAAGGCTTTGTCCACAGAATGGGAATTTGAACAGAAGGccaacagtaaaacatttgaCACATCGGAGAACAAGAAGAATCAGGCCTATATAGGAAGGACCTCACCAGAGATTTGCTCTAAACTGAGCAGTACCCCTGATGACCCCCAGAGGAGTACTCCTTCAAGGGACAACCCAGTGGAGCTTGATGTTTATAAATGCAGCATGACTCCATGTCATAACTGTATAAAATCCAGTGAACCTCTAGCGGGGTCTCAGCCGTCCAAAGTCAATGTACCTGTAGTATGTAACAGTGACTCAGACTGCTGCAGGCACACTGAGCTGCAACACAGACTGAAGCCTGCTACAACTCCTCTAGACTCACCTCCTACCTCGGCTCTGGTGAaccacataaacacagagacCGTTAAAAAGGAACCTGAAAGCTCTACAGGGACCTGCATTGAGAAAAATCGCCCTACTGCCCCAATGATATGGGCCCACCAAAGCCAGCAGAACCACAAGGATAAAATGGAGATCCAGGAGGAGGGCGTGAGTAGTGATGAGAAACCCTCCTACTCTCTCACCAGCAGTGCCCACTCAGACACACCATCATCTAAAGGCCAAGAGCTGAACTCAACCAAGCAGGGATCATCATTGCCACCTGCTCAAG ATATAAAAGCTGGACCTGACATTCTTTCCTCAATGACTTCACTTTCCAGCTGTGTGAAAGATGGAAAGAGTGATGACA GGATCGAGTTGGACAAACTGGACGCAGACATGATAAAGCTCTTGGCCTGGCAGAGGATCCAACAGCTCTTCTCTCTCAAAGCACCTAGTTCTCTGTCTACCCCAGCCAGCAGTGCTGCCTCTAAAACATCATCCTCCCAACATGACG GTCAGAAGGTGCAGGCCCGAGCTGTCTTTTACCCTGTagcaggaaaaggagcagcTGTCAGCATGTGCTATAGGACACTATACATAGGATCTG GTGCTGACATGGACGTGTGCCTTACAAACTATGGTCATTGCAACTATATATCTGGGAAGCATGCCTGTATTTTCTATGATGAG AATACCAAACATTATGAGCTGCTCAACTACAGCGAGCACGGCACCACCGTAGACAACGTCCTTTATTCATGTGACTTTTCTGAAAAGATCTTACAGTCTCCACCCAGCAGCCTGGTGGCCAAAGTCCAAGGAGTCATCC ACTGCAGTAAAAAGCATGAGGAAGACCAGGGTCCCACATCTGTGGTAGGCCTGTCGCCAGCTGGTGGAGTGATGAGCAGCCAATCTCAGGGCAGTGCAGCGCAATCATGCAGCTGTAAggccagcagctccagtttgaTTGGAGGCAGTGGGGCAGGCTGGGAAGGCACAGCCCTGCTCCACCATGGCAGCTACATCAAACTGGGCTGcctccagtttgtgttcagCATCACTGAGTTTACCAGTAAGCAGCCCAAAGGGGAGCAGACTGTTCCTTCTGCCACCAGTTACACTAGCACCTACAACAGCAGTGCAACTAGCGCCACAACCAGCATCACCCCCACctacacaccaccaccaccaccaccaccccccaacGCTGCCACCGTTAGCAGTCCTTCCAGCCCAGATGAAACTGAAGCAGAGACTGTCCCGCCCCACCAAGTGCCCGTACTGCGCTCTAACTCTGTTCCATAG